The following proteins are co-located in the Piscirickettsia litoralis genome:
- a CDS encoding acetyl-CoA C-acetyltransferase produces MRDVVIVAAGRTAIGAFGQSLETISAPTLGATVIKGLLEKTKLSADQVDEVIFGQVLTAGSGQNPARQTALQAGLNETTPALTINKVCGSGLKSVQLAIQAIRCNDADVIIAGGQENMSASPHVLPKSRNGFRMGSAELVDSMIQDGLWCAMNDFHMGVTAENLAEKYDLTREEQDQFAALSQQKAEKAITAGRFKDEIISVEIPQRKKDPIIFAEDEFPRFGCTAEGLGKLRAAFKKEGTVTAGNASGINDGAAAVILMSKEKALELDLPILATVKSYASAGVDPKIMGIGPVPATQACLEKAGWNIDDLDLIEANEAFAAQALAVSKELELNPEKVNVNGGAIALGHPIGASGARILVSLIHEMVKRDAKRGLATLCIGGGQGTALAIERS; encoded by the coding sequence ATGCGTGATGTCGTTATCGTCGCCGCAGGGCGAACTGCAATTGGTGCTTTTGGCCAAAGTTTAGAAACTATCTCTGCACCAACCCTAGGTGCTACTGTCATTAAAGGCTTACTTGAAAAAACCAAGTTAAGCGCCGATCAAGTTGACGAAGTCATTTTCGGACAAGTTCTCACCGCAGGCAGCGGACAAAACCCAGCACGTCAAACCGCCCTACAAGCAGGTTTAAACGAAACAACACCAGCACTTACAATCAATAAAGTCTGTGGTTCTGGTTTAAAGTCGGTGCAACTTGCAATTCAAGCCATTCGCTGTAACGATGCTGATGTCATTATTGCCGGTGGTCAGGAGAACATGAGCGCCTCGCCTCACGTCCTGCCTAAATCACGCAACGGTTTTCGTATGGGCAGCGCCGAATTGGTCGATAGCATGATTCAAGACGGCTTGTGGTGCGCTATGAATGATTTTCATATGGGCGTTACTGCCGAAAACTTGGCCGAAAAATATGATTTAACACGTGAAGAACAGGATCAATTCGCCGCTCTCTCCCAACAAAAAGCTGAAAAAGCCATCACAGCAGGCCGCTTTAAAGATGAAATCATTTCGGTAGAAATCCCACAACGTAAAAAAGACCCAATTATCTTTGCTGAAGATGAATTCCCGCGTTTTGGTTGTACCGCAGAAGGCTTAGGGAAGTTACGCGCCGCCTTCAAAAAAGAAGGAACGGTTACCGCAGGTAATGCCTCTGGCATCAATGATGGTGCAGCAGCAGTGATCTTGATGAGCAAAGAAAAGGCTCTTGAGCTTGATCTACCTATCCTTGCGACTGTTAAATCTTATGCCAGCGCAGGCGTCGACCCTAAAATTATGGGTATCGGCCCAGTCCCTGCCACCCAAGCTTGCCTAGAAAAAGCCGGCTGGAACATCGACGATTTAGACCTCATCGAAGCGAATGAAGCTTTTGCCGCTCAAGCGCTTGCCGTCAGTAAAGAACTTGAACTCAACCCTGAGAAAGTCAATGTCAACGGTGGCGCGATTGCCTTAGGCCATCCGATTGGTGCTTCAGGTGCACGTATTTTGGTCAGCCTCATTCACGAAATGGTTAAACGTGATGCTAAACGCGGTCTTGCAACACTGTGCATCGGCGGCGGCCAAGGAACTGCCCTTGCGATTGAGCGCTCATAA
- a CDS encoding phasin family protein, producing MYQEFFSQWNEKAKNGFTPLIELNQFFTRTTERVMRQNIEITNDFFNNNVEQLSALKDVKSAEDFITLQSKAVNNVNTKIQNTTQQALDLFSTTAKEYQVWLEKYGFEPLNKAQTLQPVETKTTSKSNSKKTAA from the coding sequence ATGTACCAGGAGTTTTTTTCACAGTGGAATGAGAAAGCAAAAAACGGTTTCACTCCTCTTATCGAACTCAATCAATTTTTCACGCGCACAACCGAACGCGTTATGCGTCAAAACATCGAAATCACCAATGATTTTTTCAATAATAACGTTGAGCAGCTCTCTGCATTAAAAGATGTTAAATCTGCAGAAGACTTCATTACCTTGCAAAGCAAGGCAGTTAATAACGTTAATACAAAAATCCAAAACACCACTCAACAGGCACTTGACCTTTTCAGTACAACTGCAAAAGAATATCAAGTTTGGCTAGAAAAATATGGCTTTGAACCTCTTAATAAGGCACAGACTCTACAGCCAGTTGAAACGAAAACAACAAGCAAATCAAATAGCAAAAAAACGGCGGCATAG
- a CDS encoding SDR family NAD(P)-dependent oxidoreductase: MSDKKIAVVTGGMGGIGAYIARKLADEGNKVVVTYNSGGPNSERAQTWLAKQEAEGYDFDALFCNVSDFNSCKEITDEITSRYGRIDVLVNNAGITRDAQLKKMEQDDWKAVMDTNLDSVFNMTRNVINGMIDRNYGRVINISSINGQKGQFGQANYSAAKAGMHGFTKAVAQEVARKGITVNTISPGYIGTDMVMAIREDIREKSYCWHSRWSFR; encoded by the coding sequence ATGTCAGATAAAAAAATTGCAGTTGTCACCGGTGGTATGGGTGGTATTGGTGCATATATCGCACGCAAACTTGCTGATGAGGGCAATAAAGTTGTTGTCACCTACAACAGCGGTGGCCCTAACAGCGAGCGCGCGCAAACATGGTTAGCAAAACAAGAAGCCGAAGGTTATGACTTTGATGCCTTGTTTTGCAATGTCAGTGACTTTAACTCATGCAAAGAAATCACCGATGAAATTACCAGCCGTTATGGCCGCATTGATGTTCTCGTTAATAATGCAGGTATCACCCGTGATGCGCAATTGAAGAAAATGGAGCAAGATGACTGGAAAGCGGTCATGGATACAAACCTAGACAGCGTTTTTAATATGACGCGTAATGTCATCAATGGCATGATTGATCGCAACTATGGCCGCGTCATCAACATTTCTTCGATCAACGGACAAAAAGGCCAATTTGGCCAAGCAAACTACTCTGCCGCCAAAGCAGGCATGCATGGTTTTACTAAGGCGGTCGCCCAAGAAGTTGCTCGTAAAGGTATCACCGTCAATACGATTTCTCCAGGTTACATCGGCACTGATATGGTCATGGCGATTCGTGAAGATATCCGTGAAAAAAGTTATTGCTGGCATTCCCGTTGGTCGTTTAGGTAA
- a CDS encoding phasin family protein: MQQDFFQQFNKVQQNFIKPAVDFQQLTNRIVERTVRQNLEIANDCVQSWQNHFSEFQNAKKVEDLLNVQAKFATETSNKLAGYAQQAMDICIESSKDCNNWFQEGLSSVTPGQKN; this comes from the coding sequence ATGCAACAAGATTTCTTTCAACAGTTCAATAAAGTTCAACAAAATTTTATTAAGCCCGCGGTAGACTTTCAACAGCTAACAAACCGTATTGTTGAACGCACCGTTCGTCAAAACCTTGAAATCGCCAATGATTGTGTACAATCTTGGCAAAATCATTTTTCTGAATTCCAAAATGCTAAAAAAGTTGAAGACCTTCTTAATGTTCAAGCAAAATTTGCGACAGAAACCAGCAATAAATTAGCGGGCTATGCACAACAAGCAATGGACATTTGTATCGAATCTTCTAAAGATTGTAACAACTGGTTCCAAGAAGGCTTATCTAGCGTAACGCCTGGACAAAAGAACTAA
- the pcnB gene encoding polynucleotide adenylyltransferase PcnB — MSKLTRGIRRLLRPFKKEAGQLPRQIKASSLGFNAQGISTHAIKVVRRLQEHGFEAYLVGGCIRDLLIGQTPKDFDVVTSAHPEQINKIFRNCRLIGRRFRLAHIYFSGEIIEVATFRADITTSENNNNQPHRKTENGQIIRDNVYGTLVEDVWRRDFTINALYYDPQRDVILDYVDGLSDIQTKKIRIIGEPTQRYREDPVRMLRAIRFACKLDFTINKHTATPITALTTLMQSVPAARLFEETNKLFLSGNAEHTLRQLRACGLFAELYPQIDHVLVNGHEPHAERLLNSAMQDTDKRVAQNKPVTPAYLLAVFLWYPLKIREYELIKNNIPAYKAFHQACHEVISAQLRHIAIPKRFLATTKEIWLMQPRFEQRRGKRPLRLLEQTKFRAGYDFLCLRARSGEPVEELAEWWTHFQQADENQQQKLISTKGEGTGRHLQRKRRRRKKPADKKVANKPVDNKGE, encoded by the coding sequence ATGAGTAAATTAACTCGCGGTATTCGACGTTTACTACGTCCATTTAAAAAAGAAGCAGGCCAGCTGCCCCGACAAATTAAGGCCTCGAGCCTAGGCTTTAATGCTCAAGGCATCTCTACACATGCCATAAAAGTCGTGCGTCGCTTGCAAGAGCATGGTTTTGAAGCTTATCTCGTCGGTGGCTGCATTCGCGACCTCTTAATCGGTCAAACCCCGAAAGATTTCGATGTTGTCACCAGCGCCCACCCTGAGCAAATCAATAAGATTTTCCGCAATTGCCGCTTGATTGGCCGGCGTTTTCGTCTTGCTCATATCTACTTTAGCGGTGAAATTATTGAAGTAGCGACCTTTAGAGCCGATATCACCACATCGGAAAATAATAATAACCAACCTCACCGCAAGACGGAAAATGGCCAGATTATTCGCGATAACGTCTATGGAACCCTCGTTGAAGATGTCTGGCGCCGCGATTTTACGATCAATGCCCTCTATTATGACCCACAGCGCGATGTCATTTTGGATTATGTCGATGGTTTAAGCGATATTCAAACTAAAAAAATCCGTATAATCGGCGAGCCAACACAGCGCTATCGTGAAGACCCTGTGCGCATGCTCCGTGCGATTCGCTTCGCTTGCAAGCTTGACTTTACCATTAATAAACATACAGCAACACCAATCACAGCGCTGACAACGCTCATGCAATCCGTTCCTGCTGCGCGCCTTTTCGAGGAAACCAATAAGCTTTTCTTATCTGGCAATGCTGAACACACCTTACGACAATTGCGAGCTTGTGGTCTATTTGCAGAACTTTATCCTCAGATTGATCACGTCCTAGTCAACGGTCATGAACCCCATGCGGAACGCTTATTGAACTCTGCGATGCAAGATACAGATAAGCGTGTTGCCCAAAATAAGCCGGTGACACCCGCTTACTTACTCGCTGTATTTTTGTGGTATCCCTTAAAAATACGTGAGTACGAGCTGATTAAAAATAATATTCCAGCTTATAAAGCCTTTCACCAAGCTTGCCATGAAGTGATTTCAGCACAACTTCGACACATCGCCATCCCTAAGCGCTTTCTAGCAACGACTAAAGAAATTTGGTTAATGCAACCTCGCTTTGAGCAGCGCCGCGGTAAACGTCCATTGCGACTGCTAGAGCAAACTAAATTCCGTGCTGGCTATGATTTTCTATGCTTGCGCGCACGCTCCGGTGAGCCGGTTGAGGAACTCGCTGAATGGTGGACACACTTCCAGCAAGCCGATGAAAACCAGCAACAAAAATTAATTTCAACCAAAGGTGAAGGCACCGGCCGTCACTTACAACGCAAGCGCCGTCGACGTAAAAAACCAGCCGATAAAAAGGTCGCTAACAAGCCTGTAGACAACAAGGGGGAGTAA
- a CDS encoding tetratricopeptide repeat protein codes for MKFLQSSLFMIIPSMLLAGCGSGIKATTYSMPESVGAVDGVSPAVLAEGPAAILKQQAQKQLAAGKLNDANSSLERALRFAPQDAGVWYEFALVREKQNRPEEAVQMLKKATVYAGRDKKLQAQITQLEAQLQTRLAGVESSS; via the coding sequence ATGAAGTTTTTGCAGTCCAGTCTGTTCATGATTATACCCAGCATGCTGCTCGCAGGTTGCGGTAGCGGTATTAAAGCAACAACCTATTCCATGCCCGAGTCTGTCGGTGCGGTTGATGGTGTGTCTCCGGCTGTTTTGGCTGAGGGGCCAGCGGCGATATTAAAGCAACAGGCGCAAAAGCAGCTTGCTGCTGGCAAGTTAAATGACGCAAACTCGTCTTTAGAACGTGCCTTACGCTTTGCTCCTCAAGATGCTGGGGTTTGGTATGAATTTGCCCTCGTTCGTGAGAAACAAAACCGGCCGGAGGAAGCCGTGCAAATGTTAAAAAAAGCGACGGTTTATGCTGGGCGCGATAAAAAATTACAAGCGCAAATTACCCAATTAGAAGCACAGTTGCAGACTCGTCTTGCTGGTGTCGAGTCTTCTTCTTAA
- a CDS encoding transglycosylase domain-containing protein has protein sequence MLFLRLSIVFIVFIIAFVFYCDYIVTHQFDIKTTQIPAQVYAAPLELFKGETLKKDHLLYTLSRLGYQQTDQAEVPGSYAVRGDQFTIYVRAFDFWDGLRGATKVQLTLKNSHISQLNSLKTEKPLALFRLDPQLIGGIYPAKKGARVFVPIKQMPNLLKHALLASEDRSFYHNWGISFRGIARALVTDVLAGGYVQGGSTITQQLVKNLFLTQQKNTIT, from the coding sequence TTGTTATTTCTAAGATTATCAATTGTTTTTATTGTATTTATTATCGCATTTGTTTTTTATTGTGATTATATCGTCACTCATCAATTTGATATTAAAACCACTCAAATTCCAGCTCAAGTCTATGCCGCACCTTTAGAGCTTTTTAAGGGTGAAACACTAAAAAAAGATCATTTGTTGTATACACTTTCACGTTTAGGCTATCAGCAAACGGATCAAGCTGAGGTTCCGGGCAGCTACGCTGTGCGGGGTGATCAGTTTACAATTTATGTGCGCGCCTTTGATTTTTGGGATGGCTTGCGTGGTGCGACCAAAGTGCAGTTAACTCTAAAAAATAGCCATATTAGCCAATTAAATAGCTTGAAAACTGAAAAGCCGTTAGCGCTTTTTCGATTGGACCCACAATTGATCGGTGGGATTTATCCGGCGAAAAAAGGGGCACGAGTTTTTGTGCCAATTAAGCAGATGCCAAACCTGCTAAAGCATGCCTTACTGGCCTCGGAAGATCGTAGTTTTTATCATAACTGGGGTATTTCTTTTCGGGGCATTGCTCGCGCATTGGTGACTGATGTATTGGCTGGAGGCTATGTTCAAGGTGGTAGTACCATCACCCAGCAATTGGTCAAGAATTTATTTTTAACTCAGCAAAAAAACACTATCACGTAA
- a CDS encoding transglycosylase domain-containing protein: MALLLTFHYSKDDILQAYMNEVYLGQNGNHGIHGFGLASLFYFGRPVSSLTLPEAATLVGIIPAPSYFNPRRHPKRAIKRRNLVLSLMYQQGMITKTEMQTGQSAPLGVTARPQWGSAAYPAFMDLVERQLQQDYSRKELVQDGLRVFTTLNPWTQNIANKVIEKHLGDLESQYSLQKDKLEAASVIVDPASARVLAIVGGRNAHYDGYNRALDAERPIGSITKPAIYLTALEDPAQYNLVTPIEDTPIYIQGPGGKVWSPKNSSLVSHGKVPLMTALAHSYNEASVRLGMQVGLANVLNTIRHMGVKTPIQAYPANLLGAYSLSPFQVATMYETIASGGFSMPLRAITAVTDMDGKVLGSYAINVKEQFNPAGIYLLTRAMQQVGDTGTGRLLYQILPRDLNFAGKTGSSQNLRDGWFAGFTGNLLTVVWVGRDDYASSRLYGQQGAGHIWAWLMKALHATPLKPVVPENISFAWANKQTGQLSEQDCKDAIYVPFMKNYVPKFVSRCGIVDNESETSITTPGAPEKKGFWHWLKGLFSSQ, encoded by the coding sequence ATGGCGTTGCTGTTGACCTTTCATTACAGTAAAGACGATATTTTACAAGCCTACATGAATGAGGTTTACCTAGGTCAAAATGGTAATCATGGCATTCATGGTTTTGGCTTGGCGAGCTTGTTTTACTTTGGTCGCCCTGTTTCAAGCTTAACGTTGCCGGAAGCAGCAACGCTTGTCGGAATCATTCCAGCACCTTCCTACTTTAATCCGCGTCGTCATCCTAAGCGTGCAATTAAGCGTCGAAACTTAGTATTATCATTGATGTATCAGCAAGGCATGATCACTAAAACCGAGATGCAAACCGGCCAAAGTGCTCCTTTGGGAGTAACGGCGCGACCACAGTGGGGTAGCGCGGCCTATCCGGCTTTTATGGATTTGGTCGAACGCCAACTGCAGCAAGACTATAGCCGTAAGGAGTTAGTTCAAGATGGTTTGCGTGTGTTTACAACCTTAAACCCCTGGACACAGAACATCGCGAATAAAGTGATAGAAAAGCACCTGGGTGATCTTGAAAGCCAATACAGCCTACAGAAAGATAAGTTAGAAGCGGCATCGGTTATTGTTGATCCTGCGAGTGCGCGAGTTTTGGCGATTGTTGGTGGTAGAAACGCACATTACGATGGCTATAATCGTGCTCTAGATGCTGAGCGCCCGATCGGCTCAATTACTAAGCCGGCAATTTATCTAACAGCGCTTGAAGACCCCGCTCAGTATAATTTAGTCACGCCTATCGAAGATACGCCGATTTACATTCAAGGCCCAGGCGGTAAAGTTTGGTCACCGAAGAACTCTTCACTCGTCAGTCATGGTAAAGTACCTTTGATGACGGCCTTAGCTCATTCTTATAATGAGGCGAGTGTCAGGCTAGGCATGCAAGTAGGACTTGCTAATGTGCTCAATACCATTCGTCACATGGGCGTTAAAACACCGATTCAGGCTTATCCGGCTAACTTGCTTGGTGCTTACTCGCTATCTCCTTTTCAGGTAGCGACTATGTATGAAACTATTGCCAGTGGCGGCTTTAGCATGCCGCTGCGGGCGATTACTGCGGTGACGGATATGGATGGCAAAGTGCTGGGCAGTTATGCGATTAATGTCAAAGAGCAGTTTAACCCCGCCGGTATTTATCTACTGACACGCGCGATGCAGCAGGTCGGTGATACTGGAACCGGGCGTTTACTGTACCAAATTTTGCCAAGAGATTTGAACTTTGCCGGGAAAACCGGCAGCAGCCAAAATTTACGTGATGGCTGGTTCGCAGGGTTTACTGGTAATTTATTAACCGTTGTCTGGGTGGGGCGAGATGATTATGCTTCTTCACGTTTATATGGCCAGCAGGGGGCGGGGCATATTTGGGCGTGGTTGATGAAAGCCTTGCATGCAACACCTTTAAAACCCGTTGTCCCTGAAAATATTAGTTTTGCTTGGGCGAATAAACAAACGGGGCAATTGAGTGAGCAAGACTGTAAAGATGCGATCTATGTTCCTTTTATGAAAAATTACGTTCCTAAGTTTGTTTCTCGATGTGGAATCGTAGATAATGAAAGTGAAACATCTATAACAACACCCGGTGCTCCTGAAAAGAAAGGCTTTTGGCATTGGCTCAAAGGGTTATTTAGTTCGCAATGA
- the phaR gene encoding polyhydroxyalkanoate synthesis repressor PhaR, whose translation MSENIRIIKKYPNRRLYDTSISSYITLNDVRQLVVDCVKFQVIDARSKDDLTHTTLLQIINEQEDKGAPMFSTQILENIIRFYGNSMQDFARGYLDRSMALFVEQQSSIKDKVENLVSSASNPMNMNQQLFSTFSEMAQSNLNMWSEMQKNFQQVTKTAVNPTEKEEEN comes from the coding sequence ATGAGTGAAAATATCCGCATTATTAAAAAGTATCCTAATCGTCGTTTATATGACACTTCGATCAGCAGTTACATTACTTTAAATGACGTGAGACAACTTGTGGTTGATTGCGTAAAATTCCAAGTGATTGATGCTCGCTCTAAAGATGATTTAACGCACACCACTTTGTTACAAATCATCAACGAGCAAGAGGATAAAGGCGCGCCGATGTTTTCTACACAAATTCTAGAAAATATCATTCGCTTTTATGGCAATTCCATGCAGGATTTTGCCCGCGGCTATCTCGATCGTAGTATGGCCCTTTTTGTTGAGCAGCAAAGCTCAATTAAAGATAAGGTTGAAAACCTTGTCAGCTCAGCATCGAACCCGATGAATATGAACCAACAACTCTTCTCCACATTCAGTGAAATGGCGCAATCTAACTTAAATATGTGGTCAGAAATGCAGAAAAATTTTCAGCAGGTCACAAAAACAGCGGTCAATCCCACAGAAAAAGAAGAAGAAAATTAA
- a CDS encoding alpha/beta fold hydrolase — MLELSELEQEVKHYERSLNKFISSANNLDSQENHVTTTGDGDSIAIELIAENALWRLQRYCSKITGRPLLVTYALLNNPSILDLSKDHSFIAGLIAAGFDVYLLSWKNDQSVGNVQSYCEYIIDQGLSQAVEKVLAHCHKQQLELLGVCQGGVFSLCLSVLKPEKIKRLILMGTPIDFQTTDNQLSKLVKQLYAIKPQLNCMKVGNLINSRAINSVLSYQKPANLLMLKYANFIQLERQQRQEFYQLEKWLWDSGWLSVAALYEFIDDFYIHNNLIEGFLTIAGQSINLAELTVPVLNLYAENDWLVPPSASCALKEKVNPELLYQEVGFETGHIGLYVSRRTQKQVINTIAGT; from the coding sequence ATGCTAGAATTGTCAGAGTTAGAGCAAGAGGTGAAGCATTATGAGCGATCTTTAAATAAGTTTATTTCCTCTGCTAATAATCTTGATAGCCAGGAAAATCATGTAACAACAACGGGCGATGGTGATAGTATAGCAATCGAGTTGATCGCTGAAAATGCATTATGGCGATTACAGCGTTATTGTAGCAAGATCACGGGCCGGCCATTATTAGTGACTTATGCACTATTAAACAACCCAAGCATTCTTGATTTATCTAAAGACCACTCATTTATTGCTGGATTGATTGCAGCTGGCTTTGATGTTTATTTACTGTCGTGGAAAAATGATCAAAGTGTCGGGAATGTTCAGTCCTATTGTGAATATATTATTGATCAGGGATTAAGCCAGGCGGTAGAGAAAGTGCTGGCGCACTGCCATAAGCAGCAGTTAGAGCTACTCGGTGTTTGCCAGGGTGGCGTGTTTAGTCTGTGTTTGAGTGTGTTAAAGCCAGAGAAGATAAAACGGCTGATTCTCATGGGAACACCGATTGATTTTCAGACGACAGATAATCAGTTATCAAAGTTAGTTAAACAACTTTATGCCATTAAACCCCAATTGAATTGTATGAAAGTTGGTAATTTAATTAATTCTCGTGCGATTAATAGTGTTTTATCCTATCAAAAACCTGCAAATTTATTAATGCTAAAATATGCGAACTTTATCCAGCTAGAACGTCAACAGCGCCAAGAATTTTATCAATTAGAAAAATGGCTATGGGACTCAGGCTGGTTATCTGTGGCAGCACTTTATGAATTTATTGATGATTTTTACATTCATAATAACTTAATAGAAGGGTTTTTAACTATTGCAGGTCAGTCCATTAATTTGGCCGAATTAACCGTGCCAGTATTAAATCTCTACGCTGAAAATGACTGGTTGGTGCCACCGAGTGCAAGCTGTGCGCTTAAAGAGAAGGTAAACCCTGAGCTATTATATCAAGAGGTTGGTTTTGAAACAGGTCATATTGGTTTATATGTGAGCCGTAGAACTCAAAAGCAAGTGATTAATACGATTGCTGGGACTTAG
- a CDS encoding SDR family oxidoreductase, translated as MKKVIAGIPVGRLGKPEEIAKAVAYFASGDAGFITGSNLAINGGQHMF; from the coding sequence GTGAAAAAAGTTATTGCTGGCATTCCCGTTGGTCGTTTAGGTAAACCTGAAGAAATCGCTAAAGCTGTTGCTTACTTCGCTAGTGGAGATGCTGGCTTCATCACCGGCAGCAACTTAGCGATCAATGGCGGTCAACATATGTTTTAA
- the folK gene encoding 2-amino-4-hydroxy-6-hydroxymethyldihydropteridine diphosphokinase: MITQCFIALGSNLNSPVQQVQSAVKELAEDRGIVVEKCSSWYLSKPYGPQDQPDFINGVVAIQTELAPLALLDTLQTIEHAHGRTRDQHWGPRTLDLDLLLYGQHTEQCERLSLPHPEMLKRNFVLLPLYELAPELILPGGTALKKFIDQSLNKDIEKLQQY; the protein is encoded by the coding sequence ATGATTACGCAATGTTTTATCGCCCTAGGCAGCAACTTAAACTCACCGGTTCAACAAGTTCAGTCTGCCGTCAAAGAACTTGCAGAGGACAGAGGCATCGTTGTTGAAAAATGTTCAAGCTGGTATTTGTCCAAGCCCTATGGCCCTCAAGATCAGCCTGATTTTATCAATGGGGTTGTCGCCATACAAACTGAGCTTGCACCGCTGGCCTTATTGGATACTTTACAAACCATAGAACATGCACATGGACGTACTCGTGATCAGCACTGGGGGCCGCGCACATTAGACTTAGACTTATTGCTTTATGGTCAGCATACAGAGCAATGTGAGCGACTTTCACTGCCTCACCCCGAAATGCTAAAGCGCAACTTTGTATTATTGCCTTTGTATGAGCTTGCCCCCGAGTTGATTTTACCCGGAGGCACTGCACTGAAAAAATTTATTGATCAATCACTCAATAAAGATATCGAAAAACTGCAACAATACTAA